TTAAACACAGTCTGAGGACTCAGATATCCAGTTTCTTATCTCTTCATATAGTTTTTCATATAGTACACAGTGAGGATATTCATGccacacacaacaacaataaactgTTAGTTAACAGTTACTTGAAAATACAGGATGTTTGCCCTtaccagttttcattttttattgatCTGCATATATTGATGCTTATCAGTCAAATTACCAGGACGTCCATGCTGCATAGCTCATCTTGGCCTTTGTGGCCCTTGGGGGTCTGGGGCCCCTGGGCCTGGTGGGTAATCCAGGCTTGGAATGTAAATAAACCTTATCTCGGGCTCACCTCACTTTAATAGTGAAATTCTTAGGGGCCGATCAGACATAGATGCGTCTCTAGAAATGCGGCCGCTTCAGAAACGCCTCGGCAGGCTAAACAGCTGGTGCGCCTCTGGAGCTGAGCCGCATGCGCAACTGGGctatcaaatgtgaaaatggatTAAAGCAGATGCTGAGCTCTTGCCGTTGCTGTGCTCCTGAATGAGGATGGAAAAAAGTGGAGATTTTGGTGGTATGGTGAATACCACCATCTCTTCTATGAGTTTTGTCCAAATGACGAGTGCTTCGAATAATATGGTGGCTCTAAATGATGTAGTTCATCGTACTTAAAGACAGCTAATATCaactttttgtcattatttataaTTGTTCCACTGTTCCTACCACATCTTCCGGCATCAAAACAGGATGGAAGTGGTAAAGTAGTAAAGCCTGCCTCTTCCTTGATGTGACTGGCTGCCTGTGCCAAGTGTGACATTGACGAGAGATGCAACTCTGCACCTTGCGCTGAAAAGTGGAGAAtaacttttttaattttcatctaAAAACTTAAAGAAAAGCACAACGCCCAGCACAAGAGAGCAGCGCGCGTCAGATACGCCGTACCATAGGAAAATGATGACTTGCCGACGTGTTTCTAGCGGCGTGCCTCTGTCTAATCGGCCCCGTAAAACGGTTAATCCCACTGCGCGCGTCTGCATCGTATTCTGGGTGCAACAATGCTGTCAGAGCTGATCGCACCCACTCTAGTTAAAGCTTCAAATTCCACCAGAAGCACTGCAGCAGTTTTAAAAGGCTGGAACACGACGTAGAGGGAGGGATTTCAGGGTTAGCTATGAATATGTGACTTGTCGTCTGCTATCTGAGGTGCTCACTGAAGAATAAATTAGTCCTCATCCATCACCTGTAGTTCAACTGATCAGCTCATCATCACAAAAACTAAACCTTCAGTGTTTCAGGCTCGGCTCACCTGTCCCTCATAGATGATGAGCAGTGAAGACGAGTAGAAGCGATAGGATGCCTGCCTCTCCAGCACCGCCTTCAGGCTGCGAAGCTTATTCAGGATTGGCTCAAAGAGGTCCAGCCTCAGACCCTTTCCGTTGTGCATGTACTGGTAGAGTGCCTGGCGGAAGCCGTCGATCGACAGCCCGCGGCCGTAGTACTTGTTCCTGCAGAGGTAGTGACCCGTGTTCAGCTGGTACACCTGCAGAGACACGTGGGAAAGCGCTCAAACATCACACTGACAACAACACCATTTCCTTATGtaatacattatattatgttGTACATTCAGGCAGATTTTCAAAATGGCATGAGAccatagttaaaaaaaaaaaaattggattcTTCTaacttattttcctctttttggtGCATGTACATAGTCCAAATAGCCCAGGCCTAATTAGTATGATcagaaagataaataaatgtattatttcccAACATCCTCGTGCATTTATCTCCATGGACTGACAGTCCTGAACACATGGACATCACATGGCTGCCAGGTATTTAATGATGCTGTCTGAGCCGTAGCGGCGTTGTGGTACCTGCATGCCACACACTCTGACTCCCAGCGTCGCTGAAGTGCTCTGTTCACATTTCTTCATCTGCCTGGCCGCCTTCTCCTCCGAGGCGTCGTCTCCGTGCTGCCTGGTGCCCATCTTCAGGTCCAGGATGCAGGGGTAAGAGAAGTGGTGAACCACATTCTCCAACAAGAGGAATTCTGGTTAAAACACTGCAGTTAGGgagcaaatttaaaaaaaacaaatcatccCTGATTTCTGCCCAGTCAGGAGATTTGTTAGTGGGGATGAGGAGATACATGCAGCATCGTATAATGTTCAGTATCACAttgaattattatttctttttgcaTCTGCTAATGTGAACTAAATTTGTTTAACAACTTTAGAAACAAGATATTGTAAATGAGCCAAAGTGCAGTTTCAAAACTGCTAAGGTTAACTGACTTGTCTGAAAGTCTTAAAGTCTTTGCATTTCTATTGATAAGCTATAGTCTCTAAAATTCAGCACTTCCTGCAAATGTATCATATTGAAAGCCTGTCTGAGCTTTGAGCAGCTGTGATACTTTCAATAGGATGTAATCTGTAGCAAGTGTAGAGTTTTAACTTGGCATCAATTAAAAAGAAGGACAAAGTAAAAGAGACAAGAAAAGCCTCAGAGATGATCACTAGGCAGTCATTTCAATAATGTGAGTGTACCCATGTATGAAAAGAGCCTTCTGACAGCAGTCCTGTTCAGTCTGCTCTGACTGAAGACAGCTGCATCTGGttgaggacagtgtgtgtgtgtgtgtgtgtgtgtgtgtgtgtgtgtgtgtgtgtgtgtgtgtgtgtgtgtgtgtgtgtgtgtgtgtgtgtgtgtgtgtgtgtgtgtgctgctgtcttttccaggcagctgctgtctgctctcTTTGAGGCTGAGGATCAAaacatgacctttgacctgatAACCAAAGACGCCTCCCACCCTCCCCGCCCTCTTCCTTGCTGtctcactgacatttatgtTAAGTGCCTACACGACTCCAATACTCGATTACTCAAAAAGTGGAGCACTAGACCCACAAATCAAAGCTTCAGTTGACTTTTTGTGGAGAATATGATTTTAGCCAGCAACACTAGATTTACAAATAATACACTGATGTAAAACATCactgcttgtatgtgtgtgtgtgtgtatatatatgtacatgatTTCTACAGTGACATTCATTCAGGTTTGCTGACATGGCAGTCAGCTGTGCATAATACTGCATTATTCATCACTATGTACCAGGTCAAGATTACTCTTGAGATAATCTTCTAAAGCTACAAAATGGACCTTGCCTTAAAACGTTTttgtcaaatggaaaaagacCGTTGAGTATCGGTGGATGTGACTGGCAGGGCAAGGATACTGAAGAGTTTGCGGTCCTTGGACTCAGACCTCATGCggctgagctgctgtttgtgacaGCGGAGGCTCCAGGGATTGTGGCTAATCTTCTCTGAACTCAAACCACTGTTCCAGTCCAACATCTGGAAGGGAACGTCTGAGTGGATCTTTGGATCAAGCCTGGGACTCTTCAGCTCTGCGAGACTGCAGGGGGGATGAGAGAAAATAATTCCTTTTATAAAAATGACGGCCATTGACCCTCTGCTCACACTGCATCTATAATGAATTTAAAGGTTTGAATTATTCACACTGGACTGTCCTGAGAAGTCTACGTTCATCCGGCCCAGCCCATGCACTCACTGTACAGATGTGGACTGTACATACCTGCAACATCTGCACATTTTTGTCAGCTCAAACTGACAGAGCCAGAAACTCCACTTCTTCCTGTTATTTTCTTaccatctctctcccttttcctttcaGATCTGTACATTTATGATGCAGATCCATAAAGCCTCgagataaactttttttttttttttttttcatggctctgtgaggctgtacaaTGCTAACCTGCTGATGTTTAGTGGGCATAATGTTTATCCATAGACTGTATTGAAGAGGTGGTTGCAGCTTCAGggactgaaaagtgaagccaatgcagacgtgccttaaacctgcattctttctaatggccagcagggggcgactgaCGGTTGTAAAAAGAAGtcagaatgaatggaagtctatgagagaATGAGCTTACTTCTCACTCGATTTACTACCTCAATAAACACTTTCCTGATAAGTTTATGCTCTCAGTCACTGGtgtcaagtcttcttcaatacagcatcattttcatttagtgAATTATAgccccatttagaggaaaatagacagtaaagcagggtatgctttagggcgggactacgctgtgactaaccaatcaatGGTAGTCTTTGTGGAACGActgtcacttctggttccaaaaataccaagatggcgacagccATGAAACTAAGATGGTGACACACGAAAAGCGAAACTCGAGGCTCCAAAACGGCTgaccacaaaccaatgggtgatgtcaccatggcaacgtccacttcttatatacaggCTATGTGATTACCATATTCACCACGCTAGTTTAGTGTGCAAGCATACTAACATTTCATCATATTGACAATCACAAACACTAAGTAAAGCCGAGCTGAGCAGCTGATGgggatgtcattagttttgcaggtgtttggtcaCAAACTTaagtacaaacaaaaaaaatgacttgaTGATGGGGCATAGGACATGAATATGTGCTCCAAATGTCATGGTAATCCACTCAATAGTTTTTTAggcatttcagtctggatctaATAGTGGAACGATAGACACTGCCATTCCTACAGACACGCTGCTAATGTGGCTAAAACAAGGACTAGACTACATGTCCCATAATGTCTAGGAGCAATTAATGCAAACTAATGCttattttcataatcaattCATCTGACAGCTATTTTTGGATGGGTGAAGAAATGttagaaaaaagtgaaaaatgtatatCACAGTTTCACAGAACACaatgtgacatcttcaaatgtcttgttttattcaaccgaagatattcagtttccagcgatataaaacagagagaagcagcatgTCTTCACATTACAGAAGCTGTTACCAGAGAATTTTTAGAATTTTTCATTGATAAATTATCGCTATGAACCAACTGATTCATTTTTGGAGATCCCTTCCTTTAATACGATCTTACTTATCAGAAGTGTCGGTGTCGTGCGCCTCCCTCCTGTCGGGCCGCTCCTCCttgtgttcagaggatgaggaggagcgaTGAAGGCTGCGGCGGGAGTGTTTCCTCCTCGGCTGCTCCCTCTCCGTGAGGTCACGCTCCTCGTGCTCcgccatccctccctccatgtTACTCTCCACGTAGGGGTAGGCCACCAGGTTGATGTAGCCGTCAGAGTCGCCTTCAAAACAAACCAGCACCACACCTGACAAGACGGAGCAGAATACAGACAGGATGTTTAGAAATATCGGTCATATGTATTGCAACaacaagacagacacagatcttctaaaacactttgaaatgttttacaaaatgttgccCCCAGCAGAGTTTAGAAGTGACAGTAGTGTTACAGCGGTGCGACTCACCAGCGGAAAAAGTACCAACTgcatttttaagttttcatgtgtttgctcAGTTCTAAGTAACCAAGACAAGTCTTACCAGGTCCAATTTATAAGCTTCAACTATTCACACTGTGTTTAAAAAGCTTCCCCTGTATGTATCAGACATGCTCTTTATAAATCAAGCTGATCTGTCCGGTCAGGTTCCTATCCAAATCCACTGAAGAAGCATTCAGCATTTGTGAACCTTACCACTTAGTTCATTTAAACTGAACATTGACCTTCAAGTGAGACTACCCAAAAGTGAAAATTATAGAATAATGTTAAACAGCagtgtaacagtaacagtaagtAAAGTGACTCAGTAATGTCAGTTACACAGCGGTGTCTGTCTAAAGTTTGCTGGCATCAGCTATCGGTCATACCAGGTCATGTAAGGCTGCAGCAACAAAAAGCCCACGGTGCATTAAAATGAGCAAAGGTGTGTTTTATTACGCAACTTTTAGAACACAGTATATGTGCCTTTATCTATATACAGATGtgtgacaaattaaagggaAATTCTGGTGTCTCAGGTACGACAAAGCCTCCATCGACAGGGTCCCAGGGCTCACTGAATGGATCATATGCTGCGGCCTTCAGATCTCAACTTAATGGAGCACTTATGACTTAGACAGTGCTCTCCACCACCGTCATCCAAACATCAAATGATCTAATATCTTCTGGAAGCCTCCTGAACTAAAGCTCTTCTGGAGGCTCACTGTGGGACAACACTTTACCAACACACTCAATGTTGGATTTTATTATTAGGATATTATTATGATAAGATATAGTAAATGTTCAGGAAATTCAATTGAGAAACTGCGTAGAGATTAAATATCCAGTTAGGAATGTCTggtgatgttttatttatacattaagCTGTTATCTTTAGCTTTACAAACAGAGTAGAGCATCTCTCCCCTGCTACACAGAGAGAGCTACACTGAAAAGCCTCCCTGTTCGTACAAATTCAATTTTGCTATCAGTTTAAAGATCAAGTCCAAAGTGAAGAGTCAAATCTTCTGCTGAACAGCACAGGGGGTGCACTCTGTCCCCGGAAGACTGGACTTCTTctccacacccacacccacaacACAGGGAGGAATCTGATTAACAGTTTCTCAAACTGTTTCTGGAAGACACAACCTTGACTGATTCAGAAAGTCATCCCTGggcagctgtctgtctgtctgtctgccgttaTTTAATCAGCAGGACAATGGTAGTGGGCAGAGATCCAGGGCTAAATATAGACTCCTTATGGACTGCTGTTGTCATGGCactgggaccaggacccacaaCATCATCAGGGGAACTGGTTGGAATACAGACATAGGAGTAACTCCAGGTCAGTATACTGGGAACATGTCCACCAGGATGCTTGTAATGAAGGTCAGTGTGCTAGAAAACATACCAGGACGAAGGTGAGATGCAATTTAAGTTATAATGTGCaacattagattttattttgttcattaaCGGATCTGTTGTAACCTGCTGCGCCAGgtggtttgttacacagaacAAGTCACCACAGTAAATTGTTTGTAAAGGGGCAGGGACGTCCAAATAAATCTTTTGTTGCCTATGAACTTCATAAAGTAGTTAGAACTTCTTGCCAAAGTCACTTTATAGTATGCTGCTTTAGTACTTAGTATAAAACAGTAAAGTATGTTGATTTCTTTTATACTAACAGGAAGTGGTACAATATGTGTGGTGTTAAACATCAACCAAACTGTAACTTCGGAACAATGCAACTTCCCAAACAGAAACAATCATTGTGTTCCAAAATATTCAAAGACCCCACAAACCCTCACAGGTATTTTCTCTTATTCTGGAGGATTTGAGTTCCCGGCAGAGCTATACTGAGAATCATATAATCTCACCAAGATCCATCTA
This region of Pempheris klunzingeri isolate RE-2024b chromosome 2, fPemKlu1.hap1, whole genome shotgun sequence genomic DNA includes:
- the ip6k1 gene encoding inositol hexakisphosphate kinase 1, with product MCLPHTNNMDSKLQGAGPGGGASLRPRAGGVPLEPFIHQVGGHTSMMRYDDHTVCKPLISREQRFYESLPPEMKEFTPEYKGVVLVCFEGDSDGYINLVAYPYVESNMEGGMAEHEERDLTEREQPRRKHSRRSLHRSSSSSEHKEERPDRREAHDTDTSDNLAELKSPRLDPKIHSDVPFQMLDWNSGLSSEKISHNPWSLRCHKQQLSRMRSESKDRKLFKFLLLENVVHHFSYPCILDLKMGTRQHGDDASEEKAARQMKKCEQSTSATLGVRVCGMQVYQLNTGHYLCRNKYYGRGLSIDGFRQALYQYMHNGKGLRLDLFEPILNKLRSLKAVLERQASYRFYSSSLLIIYEGQEPEGPSVLSSGQHAAVQQKTPAAPAEPHCGPGPHAPPAPGAPCETDMSQNPHLGSLSSQGPGLMAPPSPSPHPPPQAPLTKSDCHSFVPPLPSPHPHPDSSSPAPSLISFPPPSAPQPQRPPLVDVRMIDFAHSTFKGFRGDTAVHDGPDRGYVFGLESLVQILESLRDDNLP